The genomic interval TCGATGTCCTCCCCCGCCCAGCCCGTGCGGCACCGGCGGCAACCCGTGGCGAAGGGCTTGCAGAGACCGATCCGGGTGCGGCGCTGCCCCGCTCCGGGGCTGCGACGCCGGAACGCCTCGGCGATGCCGCAGACGACCTCGGTCTTGCCCACCCCCGTGTCGGTCGCCGTGACGAAGAGTCCGTTGCGTGCGGGTTGTGCGGGCCAGCTGAACATCGCCTCCGAGGATAAAGGCGCCCCATGGCAAACCGGAATGGAGGCTTGGGTGCGGACCGGCCGAAAGCGTGCCGGGTCCGCCCTCCCGCTCCGGAGGCGCCTTCACCGGGAGCACGACCTCCAAAGGAACCGCCGCCATGGACAGCCCCCTCCACGACCTCCTCGACATCCAGCGTCGTCTCGATTCCCTGCGCGGCAGCGCCTTCCGCGGGACCGCTCGGCACGACGCCGCGACGGACCGGCTGCGCCGCCGGATCGTCACGCTCATCGCCGCCGACCCCGCGGGGCCGCACGCGGGCGCCCTCGGCTGCGCACTGGAGATGATCGGCTGGATGGGCCCCGCCGCACCGGTCCGCGCCGCCGGCTGAAGCGGGGCTCGCCCGCCGCGGACCGCCGGCCCCGGGCGGATCGGAGGCCGGCGGTCCGCGGCGTCAGCGCCGCGCCCGCGCGGAGGCGGCGTGGGCGGCGAGGCCTTCGGCGTCGGCGAGCGCGGCGACGTCGTCAATGGTCCGCTCCGACATCCCGCCGGGGTAGGCCACCGTGCCGGTCCGCTTCATGAAGGTGTAGACGCTGACGCCCGAGGTGAATCGGGCCGTCGTGCCGGTGGGCAGGCAGTGCGACGGGCCGGCGTGGTAGTCGCCGGCGGCGACGGGCGTGGCGTCACCCAGGAACACCTCCCCGGCGTGGCGGATGCGGGCCGCCGCCGCCGCGGGGTCCTCCACCGCGAGCGTCAGGTGCTCGGTCGCCAGCTCGTCGGCCACCGCGCAGGCCGCGGCGAGGTCGCCGACCCGGACGACGCAGCTCTCCGCCGCGAGCGCTCTGCGGATCGCGTCGGCGCGGGGCAGCGACGGAAGCTGCCGCTGGATCTCGGCGAGCACGGCGGCGATGACGCCCCCGTCCCAGCAGACCAGGAAGCACTTGCCGGGGTCGTGCTCGGCCTGCGCGAGGAGGTCGGCGGCGACCCGGACCGGATCGGCCGAAGCGTCGGCCACCACGACGACCTCCGAGGGGCCGTAGAACCCGCCATCGGTGCCGCACACACCCGCGACACGGGCTTTGGCCAGCTGCACGACGGGGTGCCCCGGACCCGCGATCATCTCCACCGGGCGGATCGTCTCGGTGCCGTACGCGAGCGCCGCGACGGCCTGAGCCCCGCCGCAGCGGTAGACGCGGGTGAGGCCGAGCAGCCCGCAGGCCGCCTTGAAAGCCTCCGAGACGTCTTGCGCCGGCCGGCCCTCCCGCCGGTAGGGCCGCGGGTGGACCACCGCGATCCGCTCGAGCGGAACGCCCGCCACCTCGGCGGGCACGGCGAGCATCACCACCGTGGAGAAGAGCGTGGCGGAGGCACCGGGCACGAGGCAGCCGACGCTGCCGACCGGCGTCCAGCGGAGCCCC from Phycisphaera mikurensis NBRC 102666 carries:
- the hisD gene encoding histidinol dehydrogenase; amino-acid sequence: MPAATAGLEMPVYDTREPEGRASFAARLARLRATAGAAEPAYVRAAEAGLAAVRDGGDAAVVELERRWTDPGFRAEDLLIPEQELADAADHLDPRLRDALRRSIDNVRTYQEHIRPEDRPPVRVGDAELGLRWTPVGSVGCLVPGASATLFSTVVMLAVPAEVAGVPLERIAVVHPRPYRREGRPAQDVSEAFKAACGLLGLTRVYRCGGAQAVAALAYGTETIRPVEMIAGPGHPVVQLAKARVAGVCGTDGGFYGPSEVVVVADASADPVRVAADLLAQAEHDPGKCFLVCWDGGVIAAVLAEIQRQLPSLPRADAIRRALAAESCVVRVGDLAAACAVADELATEHLTLAVEDPAAAAARIRHAGEVFLGDATPVAAGDYHAGPSHCLPTGTTARFTSGVSVYTFMKRTGTVAYPGGMSERTIDDVAALADAEGLAAHAASARARR